The Vitis vinifera cultivar Pinot Noir 40024 chromosome 18, ASM3070453v1 region TTGTGTCAGTGGAACTACTCTGTTCAAAGTGCAGACAGAAGGTCATGAAGTTAATTGGTGCAATAGAAGGGATAACTTCTGTTGTTCTTGACCCTTCAAAAAATACTGCCACAGTAATTGGAGAAGCTGATCCAGTGAAAATTATCAAACAGGTGAGGAAGTTCAAAAGATCTGCAATGATTGTGAGTATAGGTCCTCCcaaggaagagaaaaaggatTACACGTCCGTGTCCTCCCAAGTCCATATTCATAGCCTTCCCAAGATCTGTCAGGGTTGTGATGCCTGGTATGTGGTCGGTGAAGATTATCATATATGTTCAATTCTGTAACTAAGAAACCCATGTCTCATGGATCTCTGTATTCATTACGAGTTTAGCTCATGTAGTTCAGCCATTTGAACAGATaaaatttttctccttttcctgTTTGCTGcctttttgaaattattttctccGGAAACTATTTTTTCAAAGGGTTTGGCAACATAAATATTGAGACATTGATAAATTTCCACAACATGCCGAACTATACATTTAGCAGGAAAAACACTTCCTCAGAATAAGATGGTAGTTCATACCTGAAGAGAAGCAAGTCATTAAGTAGTTGTTCTTCATTCATAAACACACCTTGTTGCTATCATCTGGTCAGTCAATGAAGGAAAATGTTTTGGTCGTAAGCTTAGAGTTTATACATGATCATCCATAAGCAGCCTCACCCAAAACAATTCAATTTGATTTGTATATACTTTTTTGATGGGTGTATACTTTAAGGCTCCTAAGGATTTTGGCAGGCACCTAGCAAGAAATATAAAGCAGTTTCATTATGGGCCGCTCTGAGATTCATTATCCTTAGTTGGTATATAGTGGATAGTTTCTTGATGAAGCATACAATGGATATGTGTATATCTAGGGTAAAAATATGCAGATTTTTTGGCAATTGATTGTTCTTCAGTCATAGATTTCataacacaaaaaaaatcatgggTGGTAGGACCATGTATGAAGTAAATTTCCAGAGTCAGCTACTCCATCTTTATTGTAGAATCCTCTACCAACAAGAATTGAGAAAAATGTCAAGAGTTCTGGATACGAACATTGGTATTGGCACGCTTACTCTGATATTAAGTCTCTTTGAATGTTGGAGATTCACTAAAAGCAGAGATGGGGATTTAAGGCTTCTGTTAAACTTGGATgaatacaaatttttttcatctttttcagATAAATACAGAGCTCAATGTATACACTAAGTAAGAAATTTTGATGACCAAAATCATGATAATGAAGTAAAAGTACAGGTAAAAATCATATGTAGGGTATTGATACCTCATTGACCTTTCATTGCCTCTTTTCCTCGTTTAAAATGTCTTGTTGGGACTTGGGAGTCAAATGTGATGATAATCTTTGCAATCCATATATGTCATTTCACAGCAACCTTAACCTAGCATTTTCataataaatgatgataaagaAATTATCGAAACATCATTATATGTATTGCATGGATGTGATTGCACAGGCAAAATgctaaaatatatgaaatacatGACAACTCATGCATTGTATCCAAAAGCTTAGAAAATGTAGTTTTCGACCAGTGGGGCAGGTTTGGCTCCTGTTTCTCCCAACcggaaaatcaaatcaaaatgagcAGCGTGTCACTATGttgacaaaacaaaaatttgtgcCCTAAGTCCCAACAAGCAATTCAATAGCTAATTGGAcatatgaaatattaataacGATATGAAATAATGGAGAAAAGTACCCATATCGTTGACGAATCAATGCGATATGAACATGAGAGCCCATTTGAACTTTTTGAAGGAAAGAGACTTGGAAGGGATGGCACAAGTTGGATAAGGGACAATGTAAACACTTCTCTTTTCATTCTCTGAAATAACCCTAGTAGTTTACTATGGGAAAATTCTGCACACCACATGAAAATTGATTGATTTCATTATGCTCTAGCTTTTTCTTTGCCAAATTGTAGTAACCCTATTTACAATTACAACCTAAGAAGTTATGTGAATTTAGCATAAGAAATTACCTTTGCCTCTGCTTCCAGAAATTCTTATCAGCAGCTTTTACTTGCAAGAGCTTGGGATCAGCAGTCAGGTTCCCGAGTTTATAGAAGGCATTAAGAATCTATAGGGGAAAAAAAGATTAGCAGTTGATCAATGctaaatagtttaaatttggAGAATTATCTATTCATAGTCAACAGATTCACATTTGAAATCTCCCAGGTTACTAAAATTGTGGGTAAAAGGTAAAATTATTGGATTAAATTTCTTGACCTTCATTTCAGTAAGCTTTGACCAACGTTGTTTTCATGCAATTTCAAAGATGATAGggtctaaaaatagaaaaaaaggagGGCAGAAAAAGTATAATTGTTCACCTTTTATAGCTGAGCAGCTTTACAACAGGTAGTTTATGTTGCTCCATTTCTTGTTGGCAGTGGTCACAATGCCACTGGTCCAAACTTGTCTTAATTCTTCTTTCTCTTGACAATACACCTGAAATGAGGTAGTGGACCTTTCTCCATTTGATGCCTTGGTTTTATGCTTGAGGTCCATGTGGTTCTCTGTTTCCAGTGGACTAGCCTTTTCAAGCCTCCCAGAGGCAAAGCAGCTATAAATATCAAAGATACTAACCTCATCTCCTCAAAAGCAGAGGTTGTGATTTGCAAAGAAGAAACACTACAGTGAAGTCTATCATCAATATTGGAGCTAGAGAAGGCAAAAAGTGACTGAATTCTGAATTCTCTGAATGCTCATCCACTTTAACCCACCAAAACATCCATTTCTGCTTTGTGTTCCCCACCCCTTTGCCTCAGTTCTAATTTCAGCTTTATGTAGGAGAGGTATAGAACAAGGTCAAACCAGTTTCTCCAGttccttaattaattttgaacaCAGATTTCTTCCTTATTTGGTTGTAAACATACAGCAGCTTTATATGTATTGTCCAGGTTTCTCTGTTTCATGGTTACAACCTAGGGCATTGGTTTCTATGCTTTGTGGGGTCACTTATGCAAACCTCCATTTGGGTTTTGATCAAAGAAATGAAATCAAGCATAGAGAATCCCACTGCTTAATGATAGGTTGTGAATCTAGGTATGAGAAGGTAACtacaataatatatatgtatataccaTCATCAAAACTGTATAAAAAGATGATAAATAAGCCATGAAAATGGTGATAGAAATCACATTTTTGGGAAATATAATCTACATTTGCTGATAAGAAAGGTCAGTGACAATTTTTCTGTTTCCTTCTGGTATTGAATTTGGGGCTGTATGCCTGCTTCCAAtgttcattttttcattttgccTTTGTCCCATTTATCTCCTTTGATTAAACCATTGTGTTCCTGTGGGGCTATTGTTTTAGTAAGAGATACCACTATATTGTTTTACCATTCTCAAATAATGCGTTTGTTCATCTTCCATTTCTTTCTGACAGGATGCTAAGAAGCCGTCACTTTGGATCTCTCACGTCTTTTATGGTTTCCTATTTCCTAGTTTCCAGTATGCCTACCTTTCAGAAATAAGATTTAATTTCTTGGTGATAATGGATTGTCCTAGAGCTCGAAACTTATGAAGGTTACAAGGACTATGACCTAAAGGCACTCCTTTGAATGATGTACCTCTTGGAATGAAACAAAAAGATGTAGAAGGCATCATTAGTCATGTGATAGAATGAGTCTTTTCCAATGGAAAAGAGGGCAACTTCCCCATGATATGCTCTGTAATCCATATAATGAAATTGGCTCAAAATCATAACTTCTATAAGATCAATTGCAGTATCCCATGAAATCCATAGATCCTATATTCCTATTATAAAGCATGTTAAGGTGCAGTCCACCAATGTTTCTTCCATCAACTTTCAAGCAACTGGGAATATTGATGAGCTACAAGAATCTGTTATCATGAAAATAATTGCAAATAGGCAAAGGTAAACTTGCAAACAAATTGGAGCATCCTTCAAAACTTGCATGATTTATAATCTAATAACCACCATCTGAATAGGTCCAAGAGTACCATACAACCTACACACAAGGAGATCCTAAAGCATCTTATAACCATTTACTGCATCATAGAAATGACGCTCACGTACAGAAGCTACAGttctcatcataaaaaaaaaaagaaacagcaTACCAACCAAAATCCTCATGCCACCAGCACCTGAAATCATTATCAAAATTGAAAGGGAAAGtcatagaaatatatatatacatatatatcttTAAGTTTGAACTCTAGAACATAGCAGGATACTCATCATCCCATTTGTTAAAAAGGTCAATCTAAGATTTCAATAATCAAATTCCAAGTTCAAATTAGTGTTAGATACGATgggaataatttcattttcttaagaGTAATGTGACATCTCAAAAAACTTAGTAATGCGACATCTCAAAGAACTTTGGACTAATAATATACATTTCAGTTtgaatcatcattattttttttttcaaatcaatgcatatattttctcaaataaaaaaatcaaaaaataagaaaaaaaaaaagataagaaaacaaataaaaatgaatcaagGGAATTTTTTGTTTAAGGTGATATTCTTTTAAGTTGGGCCACTAGCTTATGGTCTTCATTGTTCTCTCTATTTGGAGTGGGTTCTCCTTCGGTAGGTGAGAGAAGCATTGCTTGCATGGCATGGTAATTTTGTTGGGAAGGATAACGGCCTCATTTTGAGTTTGGCTCCATTACATTTATTTAAGACCATTTGGAAAGAGAGTAAAAGGATTATTTTTGGAGTGGAgcaataaatttttattgtaaaagaTTTATTATTGAAGGCTTTGTTTTAAGAGGGCAGACAGAAATTACTAACCTTGATATTCTTGAATTTGCTAATAGTATGGGGTAGGATAGCTTAATGTGTTCAGTTTTGTGTTTTTTGGCCTTTGCTTGCCTTGTATACTCCTTGAGTAATTGGATTCCACCACCTTTGCTAGGCATTGTCAATGCATTATTCTCCTTGTTTGtccatcaaaaaagaaaaaagaaaattctgaaAACCTCCTCAACCACTCCCAAATCCCTTATCACTTGCATCCAACATGAATCAGGTCAGCATGCACTTTGAAAATATAGTTTCGAGTTTCCAATGCACACTTATTTTATCATGCAATCCTAGACAAACAGTATTTTGTACCACTATGTGCATGCAGGTGTGCAGTTCATAGAGGGAATGTCACTGCACAATTAAGTGTGCCTATctgccaaaaatgaaaaataaagaaagcaGAGAACCTCAATAAatacgtgtgtgtgtgtgtgtgtgtgcgtgtgtgtgtgtgtgtgtgtgtgagagagagagagagagagaggtaaaagaagaagagaacCTCAATGAACATTTCCCTATCAAGAAGCATGCAACATAGGAGAGATGCTTGTCATCCACATTCAATGGGCTTCACAactcagtatttccaaaaagaGATACAACTTCtgataacataataataatgacgGTGACAATTCTCCAATGTCACACCCTGCACAGATGAAAGGTAAGGATGCCAAGGCCTTGAGATACTTTACGGTCTATTGTTATAAT contains the following coding sequences:
- the LOC132253082 gene encoding heavy metal-associated isoprenylated plant protein 2-like → MSKKTVVSVELLCSKCRQKVMKLIGAIEGITSVVLDPSKNTATVIGEADPVKIIKQVRKFKRSAMIVSIGPPKEEKKDYTSVSSQVHIHSLPKICQGCDAWYVVGEDYHICSIL